Proteins from a single region of Rhodovibrio salinarum DSM 9154:
- a CDS encoding class I SAM-dependent methyltransferase, with protein sequence MQTYEQLKGGEGDLVHYRPERFAAKDLFQQGVPDITLGGQPLVLQDVSIGGIGAVDHCRRDDSRDWSRRIGERVPVRLSVRGEVIHASMAEIRHCTVSAGRATIGMRLVDRHLDMTGLVEKYWESVLRGDLAFHSAPDMHLVAPEYRRLVSDTVALLRHTRRTLARMEEKIDTSGPNHQQITQRMLEFCEEQVVPRWRELWLEANAMLWPLMDDPARLRATKKFTEEVLTPELVGGPIWHRGYDKPFGYPGDFLLMQQIYDNKWEGTGAYNQICHRLGVFIGEFVANRMLMMKDEIADCVFDKNGEDTTHITSLGSGPAQEVQSYLDALSLPGSTRFTLIDQDRRALDLAHTESRRRVLQHGGRARVDCLWTSFMQLLRPGAFLEQMPAQDLIYSVGLIDYLTDRRTSQLIERLYKHLTPGGRLVLGNVKRSAEASLWPLEFIADWSLIYRSEEDMARLAATVPDAKREVFSDETNCVVVMRLTKPAA encoded by the coding sequence ATGCAGACTTACGAGCAACTTAAGGGTGGTGAAGGCGACCTGGTCCATTACCGTCCAGAACGGTTCGCTGCGAAGGACCTATTCCAACAGGGCGTGCCTGATATCACCCTCGGCGGGCAGCCGCTCGTGCTGCAGGATGTGTCGATCGGCGGGATCGGTGCGGTCGATCATTGTCGGCGTGACGATAGTCGCGATTGGTCGCGGCGGATCGGCGAGCGGGTGCCGGTTCGGTTGTCGGTGCGGGGCGAGGTGATCCACGCGTCGATGGCGGAGATTCGTCACTGCACGGTTAGTGCCGGGCGCGCGACCATCGGCATGCGGCTGGTCGACCGGCACCTGGATATGACCGGTCTGGTCGAGAAGTATTGGGAAAGCGTTCTGCGTGGTGACTTGGCGTTTCACTCCGCCCCAGACATGCATTTGGTGGCGCCGGAATACCGGCGATTGGTCTCCGATACGGTTGCCTTGCTGCGCCATACCCGCCGGACACTGGCGCGCATGGAAGAGAAGATCGATACCAGCGGCCCGAACCATCAGCAGATCACACAGCGGATGCTGGAGTTTTGCGAGGAACAGGTTGTGCCACGCTGGCGCGAGCTGTGGCTCGAGGCGAATGCCATGCTGTGGCCGCTGATGGACGATCCCGCCCGGCTACGCGCGACCAAGAAATTCACCGAGGAGGTGTTGACCCCAGAGCTGGTGGGCGGACCCATCTGGCACCGCGGGTACGACAAGCCTTTCGGCTATCCGGGCGATTTCCTGCTGATGCAGCAGATCTACGACAACAAGTGGGAAGGCACCGGCGCGTACAACCAGATCTGTCACCGCTTGGGCGTGTTCATTGGTGAGTTCGTCGCCAACCGCATGTTGATGATGAAGGACGAGATCGCCGACTGTGTGTTCGATAAGAACGGCGAGGACACCACGCACATCACCTCGCTTGGCTCCGGCCCGGCGCAGGAGGTGCAGTCTTATCTCGACGCGCTCAGCCTGCCGGGATCGACCCGCTTCACCCTGATCGATCAAGACCGCCGTGCGCTCGACCTGGCGCATACGGAAAGCCGGCGGCGGGTTCTGCAACACGGCGGCCGGGCCCGTGTCGATTGCTTGTGGACCTCGTTCATGCAGTTGCTGCGCCCCGGCGCGTTCCTGGAGCAGATGCCGGCTCAGGACCTGATCTACTCGGTGGGGCTGATCGACTACTTGACCGACCGGCGTACCAGCCAGTTGATCGAGCGGCTGTATAAGCACCTGACCCCAGGCGGACGGCTTGTCCTGGGCAACGTCAAGCGGAGTGCCGAGGCCAGCCTGTGGCCGCTCGAGTTTATCGCCGACTGGAGCTTGATCTACCGTAGCGAGGAAGACATGGCGCGCTTGGCCGCCACCGTGCCGGACGCCAAGCGCGAGGTGTTCTCCGACGAAACCAACTGCGTGGTGGTGATGCGCTTGACCAAACCGGCTGCGTGA
- a CDS encoding cold shock domain-containing protein: MSSNGLSSNAQPASGDGAAGPRKRKIDRSEWPKLLARRQAGATQAQIAQDYGVSQGTVSQILKRARAEAEGQPVADLDGESAKEAEGPSEPASVAQSPAAQPAQSPAPTSHQAAPAAGDAPESGPASTASVSAPANDAATPRRTLTTRSRATTDSVSPSSTPGASTAPSVPTAPATSVSAATSDGDGRSSPNAGPAGGKDVAVEAGRRSGNPLADRLREATERCAQMVDEKAASESLSSAVHEVRRALAAIEIDAAKQNSPAAQRPRQAPPTRPSQSSAAPAAQAQQPPRAPEPLEPPRREPGVDPNKAAGRVKFFKPEKGFGFIIPDDGGDDIFVGKDTVQAAGIDRLSEGDRVRYTPGPGAKGLEAKTIERIG; encoded by the coding sequence ATGTCGAGTAATGGTCTGTCGTCGAACGCGCAGCCGGCCAGCGGCGATGGCGCGGCTGGGCCCCGTAAACGTAAAATCGATCGCAGCGAATGGCCGAAGCTGTTGGCCCGCCGGCAGGCGGGTGCCACGCAGGCTCAGATCGCGCAGGACTACGGTGTGAGCCAGGGCACCGTCAGCCAAATCCTGAAACGCGCCCGGGCCGAAGCTGAGGGCCAGCCGGTTGCCGATCTGGATGGTGAAAGCGCGAAAGAGGCTGAGGGCCCGAGCGAGCCTGCCTCCGTCGCCCAGTCTCCAGCTGCACAGCCGGCGCAATCGCCAGCGCCAACGAGCCATCAGGCGGCCCCTGCTGCTGGCGATGCACCCGAGAGCGGCCCTGCGAGTACTGCATCGGTGAGTGCGCCCGCCAACGATGCCGCAACGCCGCGGCGCACCCTGACCACGCGGTCTCGTGCCACGACGGACAGCGTGTCGCCTAGCAGCACGCCGGGCGCTTCGACCGCACCAAGCGTGCCCACCGCCCCAGCTACCAGCGTTTCTGCGGCAACATCCGATGGCGATGGCCGGAGCAGCCCCAATGCCGGACCAGCGGGCGGCAAAGACGTGGCCGTCGAAGCCGGCCGGCGCAGTGGGAATCCGCTCGCGGACCGTCTGCGGGAAGCGACCGAGCGATGTGCCCAAATGGTCGATGAGAAAGCCGCGTCCGAATCGCTTTCCTCGGCCGTGCACGAGGTGCGTCGCGCGCTGGCGGCCATCGAGATCGACGCGGCCAAGCAGAATTCTCCGGCCGCGCAACGCCCGCGCCAGGCGCCGCCAACACGCCCGAGCCAGTCCTCGGCTGCACCGGCAGCGCAGGCGCAGCAACCTCCGCGCGCGCCCGAACCGCTGGAACCGCCACGCCGCGAACCGGGCGTCGATCCCAACAAGGCCGCGGGCCGGGTGAAGTTCTTCAAGCCCGAAAAGGGATTCGGGTTCATCATCCCGGATGATGGCGGCGACGACATCTTCGTCGGTAAGGACACGGTTCAAGCCGCCGGGATCGACCGCCTCAGCGAGGGCGACCGTGTCCGCTACACCCCGGGACCGGGCGCCAAGGGCCTGGAAGCCAAGACGATCGAACGGATCGGCTAG
- a CDS encoding helix-hairpin-helix domain-containing protein, whose protein sequence is MIADFLRKGLDWARAFFWVSDSDEEQGQAAQGTARAQGVADQSATSHGSSAASRSSGQRRSAAEKTSTSKRGATGTKRTTTKSSATKSGAAKSGSAKTAAKGGAQNTAKSAGSSTSASGSASPKDITDIKGIGPAMKTKLAQLGITSFADLAGADADRVAKDLDSRTITAERVRGWIAEAKKHS, encoded by the coding sequence ATGATTGCCGACTTCCTGCGCAAGGGGCTTGACTGGGCGCGGGCCTTCTTCTGGGTCTCCGATTCCGACGAGGAACAAGGCCAGGCCGCCCAGGGCACCGCACGCGCGCAAGGCGTAGCCGATCAATCCGCAACGTCGCACGGCAGCAGTGCGGCAAGCCGGTCAAGCGGTCAACGCCGCTCCGCTGCGGAGAAGACCTCCACCAGTAAGCGCGGTGCGACGGGCACGAAGCGTACGACGACCAAGAGTTCCGCTACGAAAAGCGGTGCCGCCAAGAGTGGCAGCGCGAAGACGGCGGCCAAGGGTGGGGCGCAAAATACAGCCAAGAGCGCGGGGTCGAGCACATCGGCAAGCGGCTCGGCATCCCCAAAGGATATTACGGACATCAAGGGGATTGGCCCGGCGATGAAGACCAAGCTGGCCCAACTCGGCATTACCAGTTTCGCCGATCTGGCTGGCGCGGATGCGGATCGCGTGGCCAAGGACCTGGACTCGCGGACGATCACCGCGGAGCGCGTGCGCGGCTGGATCGCGGAAGCCAAGAAGCACAGCTGA
- a CDS encoding response regulator: MVLIIDDNPHIRGHLRAALELEGMQVCEQDPCDRPTSEVLEPVYTVVLLDVVMPEKDGFEYLRDIRRMWPNQRLIVYSHGLDEYPQYAVKLGADAGFDISQPAKLRQLVETARRMACEAQKSE; the protein is encoded by the coding sequence ATGGTCCTGATAATTGACGACAACCCGCATATACGGGGGCATCTGCGTGCGGCTCTTGAGCTGGAGGGGATGCAGGTGTGTGAGCAGGACCCCTGCGACCGGCCAACCTCAGAAGTGCTTGAGCCCGTCTACACCGTGGTCTTGCTCGATGTCGTGATGCCGGAGAAGGATGGCTTCGAATACCTGCGCGATATACGCCGTATGTGGCCCAATCAACGGCTGATCGTCTATTCCCATGGGTTGGACGAGTATCCGCAGTACGCGGTCAAGCTAGGCGCGGACGCCGGGTTCGACATCAGTCAGCCGGCCAAGTTGCGCCAACTCGTGGAGACCGCCCGCCGCATGGCGTGCGAAGCGCAAAAATCTGAGTGA
- a CDS encoding copper chaperone PCu(A)C gives MLKKFIIAAALTLAALAPASAHHEGEVTAKHGIKVSHGWTVATASMSDGIEVYMTMWNEGETTDKLVGAELPFADDAVIQAQSISEDGELEMRDLKAVNLKPGQAITMHPQGVHLVFNNVQRVLRAGDSFHAHLEFAKAGEVEVEITVMAPDHAKEMM, from the coding sequence ATGCTGAAGAAATTCATCATCGCGGCCGCTTTGACCCTCGCCGCCCTCGCGCCGGCAAGCGCGCACCACGAGGGGGAAGTGACCGCCAAGCACGGCATCAAGGTCAGCCACGGCTGGACCGTCGCCACCGCGTCGATGTCCGACGGCATCGAGGTCTACATGACCATGTGGAACGAAGGCGAGACGACCGACAAGCTGGTTGGGGCGGAATTGCCGTTCGCCGACGACGCCGTGATCCAGGCGCAGTCGATTTCCGAAGACGGCGAATTGGAGATGCGCGATCTCAAGGCCGTCAACCTGAAGCCGGGTCAGGCGATCACGATGCACCCCCAGGGCGTGCACCTGGTGTTCAACAACGTTCAGCGGGTGCTGCGCGCCGGCGACAGCTTCCACGCGCATCTGGAATTCGCCAAAGCCGGCGAGGTCGAGGTCGAGATCACCGTCATGGCGCCGGATCACGCCAAGGAAATGATGTAG
- a CDS encoding E22 family MetX-like putative esterase has protein sequence MLTSARVTCGVAMASMLAAIVAGGTPAAAYEPIVEKKTFTMKDYTTVNGAPIPEVRVGWEAYGSLNEARDNVIVIPHFFSGTSHAAGRYSEEGARGYWDSIIGSGKPIDTDKYYVISVDSLVNLNVGSAQVVTTGPASINPETGEPYGMDFPIVEIGDFVRVQRRLLANLGIEKVHAVMGASMGALQAYDWAARYPDMVERVIPVIGNGFADPFLIGWLDIWAQPIRLDPNWNGGDYYGGDRPKAGLAAALKTVTLHAQNWPWAQKAFGRKWAAKDADPAKSFDNRYAVEAALDKVAKDRASSADANHFLYLVKANQLFIAGDAETPEAGLKAIDAPTLMLQAQGDLVFFPGLADQTQQMIESDGTPVARAQIPGDRGHLNGVLNIQSQAEKIRDFLNRTVGE, from the coding sequence ATGCTGACTTCCGCTCGCGTTACGTGCGGCGTTGCCATGGCGAGCATGCTGGCCGCGATCGTTGCCGGAGGTACGCCGGCGGCAGCCTACGAGCCGATCGTGGAGAAGAAGACCTTCACGATGAAGGACTACACCACCGTCAACGGCGCGCCGATTCCCGAGGTGCGTGTCGGGTGGGAGGCTTATGGCAGCCTTAATGAGGCGCGGGACAACGTCATCGTCATCCCGCACTTCTTCTCCGGCACCAGCCACGCTGCCGGACGCTATAGCGAGGAGGGCGCGCGCGGCTACTGGGACAGCATCATCGGGAGCGGCAAGCCGATCGATACCGACAAGTACTATGTGATCTCGGTCGACTCGCTCGTGAACCTGAACGTCGGCAGCGCGCAGGTGGTCACCACCGGGCCCGCCAGCATCAATCCAGAGACAGGCGAGCCCTACGGCATGGACTTCCCGATCGTGGAGATCGGGGACTTCGTGCGCGTCCAAAGGCGCCTGCTCGCCAATCTCGGGATCGAGAAGGTGCATGCGGTCATGGGCGCGTCGATGGGGGCGCTCCAAGCGTACGATTGGGCGGCGCGTTACCCCGACATGGTGGAGCGGGTGATTCCAGTGATCGGCAACGGTTTCGCCGACCCCTTCCTGATCGGCTGGCTCGATATCTGGGCGCAGCCGATCCGGCTCGATCCGAATTGGAACGGTGGCGACTACTACGGCGGCGACCGGCCGAAGGCGGGTCTGGCCGCCGCGCTCAAGACGGTGACCCTGCACGCCCAGAACTGGCCCTGGGCGCAGAAAGCCTTTGGACGTAAGTGGGCGGCCAAGGACGCGGACCCTGCGAAGTCGTTCGACAATCGCTATGCGGTCGAAGCCGCCCTGGACAAGGTGGCCAAGGACCGCGCGTCATCCGCCGACGCCAATCACTTCCTTTATCTGGTCAAAGCAAACCAGCTGTTCATCGCCGGCGATGCCGAGACGCCTGAAGCGGGTCTGAAGGCGATCGACGCCCCGACCCTGATGCTGCAGGCGCAGGGCGATCTGGTGTTCTTCCCCGGTCTTGCGGATCAGACACAGCAGATGATCGAGAGTGACGGCACACCGGTGGCGCGTGCCCAGATCCCGGGCGATCGGGGACACCTGAACGGGGTGCTGAACATCCAGAGCCAGGCAGAGAAGATTCGCGACTTCCTGAACCGCACGGTTGGGGAATAG
- a CDS encoding class I SAM-dependent methyltransferase — MTRGHTDPTRTDDVEGRPDGSAHAGPEVWDANARAWTRAVREQRIASRAAGTDATLLTTLTRLAPGRLLDAGCGEGWLIRALRQHMPNCWALGIDGAPALIVAARAADPNGCYHLLTYDALAAQDWRADPVLAERLADPVDVVVFNYALFDRDIRPTLRAARALLAPGGAVVIQTLPPCASGAEGWRTEEFTEFGEASWVPMTWYARSRAAWESALADAGLVSRTEQAPTPDALSLLLVAQAM, encoded by the coding sequence ATGACGCGCGGCCACACCGATCCGACCCGGACGGACGACGTCGAGGGGCGCCCAGACGGGAGTGCCCACGCGGGCCCGGAGGTCTGGGACGCCAACGCCCGTGCCTGGACCCGCGCAGTACGCGAACAGCGGATCGCCAGCCGCGCTGCCGGCACGGATGCCACCCTATTGACCACGCTGACACGCCTGGCGCCTGGCCGGCTGCTCGACGCCGGGTGCGGCGAAGGCTGGCTGATCCGCGCGCTGCGCCAGCATATGCCCAACTGCTGGGCCCTCGGCATCGACGGGGCGCCGGCCCTGATCGTCGCAGCCCGGGCAGCCGATCCAAACGGCTGCTACCATCTCCTGACCTACGATGCCCTGGCCGCCCAAGACTGGCGTGCGGACCCGGTACTGGCTGAACGGCTGGCCGATCCAGTGGATGTCGTGGTCTTCAACTACGCGCTGTTCGACCGCGATATCCGCCCGACGCTGCGCGCGGCGCGTGCGCTGCTCGCCCCGGGCGGGGCGGTGGTGATCCAGACCTTGCCGCCCTGCGCCTCCGGTGCCGAGGGCTGGCGAACGGAAGAGTTCACGGAATTTGGCGAAGCATCCTGGGTGCCCATGACCTGGTACGCGCGCTCGCGCGCCGCCTGGGAATCCGCCCTGGCGGACGCCGGCCTCGTATCCCGAACCGAGCAGGCACCCACCCCGGATGCCCTGTCGCTACTCTTGGTCGCCCAGGCCATGTGA
- the thiE gene encoding thiamine phosphate synthase — protein MSRTLPDLSLYLVMGAADTGKRPFEEVVLAAIEGGVTVVQLREKDADTRVLLEHALRLKALLEPRGVPLIVNDRIDVALAAGAAGVHLGQDDMPASIARRLVGEDMLIGLSVSDRVEADTANPDIVDYVGIGSVFPTGTKADAGEAIGPDFAAKLRRRVGLPAVAIGGINQTNLGQLRGTGIEGIAVVSAICAADDPRLAARNLRAGFLA, from the coding sequence ATGAGCCGAACGCTGCCCGACTTGAGCCTCTACCTCGTCATGGGGGCGGCTGATACCGGCAAGCGCCCGTTCGAAGAGGTCGTGCTCGCCGCGATCGAGGGTGGGGTGACGGTCGTGCAACTGCGCGAGAAGGATGCCGATACCCGTGTGCTGCTGGAGCATGCGTTGCGGCTGAAGGCGCTGTTGGAGCCGCGCGGCGTGCCTTTGATCGTCAACGACCGGATCGACGTCGCGCTCGCGGCCGGGGCGGCTGGGGTGCATCTCGGGCAGGACGACATGCCTGCCTCGATCGCCCGCCGGTTGGTTGGCGAAGATATGCTGATCGGCCTGTCCGTCTCCGACCGCGTGGAGGCGGATACGGCCAACCCCGATATCGTCGACTATGTCGGCATCGGCAGCGTTTTCCCGACCGGCACCAAGGCGGATGCGGGCGAGGCGATCGGCCCGGATTTCGCGGCCAAGTTGCGCCGTCGGGTCGGTCTGCCCGCCGTGGCGATCGGCGGCATCAACCAAACGAACCTCGGGCAATTGCGCGGGACGGGCATCGAGGGCATCGCGGTTGTCTCCGCCATCTGCGCGGCGGACGATCCCAGGCTGGCAGCGCGAAACCTGCGCGCCGGGTTCCTGGCGTAG
- the thiM gene encoding hydroxyethylthiazole kinase, whose protein sequence is MSEPTPRVCDTLAEVRTRNPLVHSITNLVAMDLSANVLLAVGASPVMAHAREEIDEVVAAANALVINIGTLDAGWVDSMEQAAAKASELGTPWVLDPVGVGATRYRNEVAARLTAQQPTVIRGNGSEIVALANAASAGATRGVDSSIDSAEALDAARDLAQASQAIVAVTGSVDYITDGSRVIAVANGVPEMAQITAMGCALSGLVGACIGVGTEPLRASAHAIAIYGVAGELAAQHAHGPGSLRMRMLDAFTQLDSETLNEMASIDQ, encoded by the coding sequence ATGAGCGAGCCCACGCCGCGCGTTTGCGACACGCTGGCCGAGGTGCGCACGCGCAACCCGCTTGTGCATTCGATCACCAACCTCGTCGCCATGGACCTGAGCGCGAACGTCCTGCTCGCCGTCGGCGCTTCGCCGGTGATGGCGCACGCGCGCGAGGAGATCGACGAAGTCGTGGCGGCGGCGAACGCGCTGGTGATCAACATCGGGACGCTGGACGCCGGTTGGGTGGACTCGATGGAGCAGGCCGCTGCTAAGGCGAGCGAGCTCGGCACGCCCTGGGTGCTCGACCCGGTCGGGGTGGGGGCGACGCGCTACCGCAACGAGGTGGCCGCGCGCCTGACCGCGCAGCAGCCGACCGTGATCCGCGGCAACGGGTCGGAAATCGTGGCGCTGGCCAACGCGGCCAGTGCCGGCGCGACGCGGGGCGTGGATTCCTCGATCGATTCGGCCGAGGCGCTGGATGCCGCGCGCGATCTGGCGCAGGCCAGCCAGGCGATCGTCGCGGTGACCGGCTCGGTCGACTACATCACCGATGGCAGCCGGGTGATCGCGGTCGCCAACGGTGTGCCCGAGATGGCGCAGATCACCGCCATGGGCTGCGCGCTGTCGGGCCTGGTGGGCGCATGTATCGGTGTCGGCACGGAGCCGCTACGCGCGAGCGCGCATGCGATCGCGATCTATGGGGTGGCGGGCGAACTGGCCGCGCAGCACGCCCACGGCCCCGGAAGCTTGCGCATGCGCATGCTGGATGCCTTCACCCAGCTGGACAGCGAAACCTTGAACGAGATGGCGAGTATCGACCAATGA
- a CDS encoding orotate phosphoribosyltransferase, with the protein MPHQPTDTARTTARILMEIGAVLFRPDDPFTFTSGRKSPVYVDCRKIISYPRARAKLMEMAVQQVSDAAGYEAFDAVAGGETAGIPFSAWLAERLGLPMVYVRKKPKGFGRNAQIEGDLAEGARVLLMEDLATDGGSKLNFVDALETAGAEVRHAFVVFHYGIFPEGIAQLDKRGVQLHALATWWDALAVAEEDAYLDAAGIAVVEQFLHAPNDWSAAHGGKTSADVT; encoded by the coding sequence ATGCCGCACCAGCCGACCGACACCGCCCGCACCACCGCGCGCATCCTGATGGAGATCGGCGCGGTGCTGTTCCGCCCGGACGACCCGTTCACCTTCACCAGCGGCCGCAAGTCGCCGGTCTACGTCGATTGCCGCAAGATCATCTCCTATCCGCGCGCACGGGCGAAGCTGATGGAGATGGCCGTCCAGCAGGTGTCGGACGCAGCGGGCTACGAAGCATTCGACGCCGTCGCGGGTGGCGAGACCGCCGGTATCCCGTTTTCCGCCTGGCTGGCCGAGCGGCTGGGCCTGCCGATGGTCTACGTCCGCAAGAAGCCGAAGGGATTCGGCCGCAACGCCCAGATCGAGGGCGACCTGGCCGAGGGCGCGCGCGTGCTGCTGATGGAGGATCTGGCGACCGATGGGGGGTCCAAGCTGAACTTCGTCGACGCGCTGGAAACCGCCGGGGCTGAGGTGCGTCACGCCTTCGTGGTCTTCCACTACGGTATCTTCCCCGAAGGCATCGCGCAGCTCGACAAACGCGGGGTGCAGCTACACGCGCTCGCCACTTGGTGGGACGCGCTCGCGGTCGCGGAAGAAGATGCCTACCTGGATGCGGCCGGGATCGCCGTCGTCGAGCAGTTCCTGCACGCCCCCAACGACTGGTCCGCTGCCCACGGCGGCAAGACCAGCGCGGATGTAACGTAA
- a CDS encoding peptide ABC transporter substrate-binding protein: protein MLDAMLAKSYLHGLARRPVVAYGPDWELQCMLCTELPTLENGLAEREELPNGDTGIAVTYTLKEGLSWADGEPVTSADIRYAWQVGKHPKTGVVSQQIYARIRDIEIVNDRTFVVHIDRVTYDYNATVPTPLPRHIDRAAFAQDPAQYRNQNAFDRDPTDPGLYLGPYRMVSVQRGVRAVYERNPHWPGKKPEFDRIIVRAIQNTAAMEANLLSGTVDMIAGETGMSIDQVLALETRHPERLQYKYQAGLVYEHIEFNLENPIVGDRRVRRALAYGANRQAISEQLFDGKQPVALHNVNPRDPGFTDDVQRYPYDPERARALLDAAGWTNDEPGQTRTDANGKPLRLTIMTTAGNRTRELVQQVLQSDWDRIGVDLQIVNEPPRVFFGQTVSGRDWDHMAMFAWLSAPESVPRSTLHSEQIPEKGEVGGQNYKGYANPRVDALIDRMERELDDEKRVDLWHQLLKIYARDLPTLPLYWRAQAFVLPRWLTGVEPTGHQYTTTLWVEDWGVRDPDATDQSDGGG from the coding sequence ATGCTCGATGCCATGCTGGCGAAAAGCTACCTGCACGGTCTGGCCCGCCGGCCGGTCGTTGCCTACGGCCCGGATTGGGAGCTTCAGTGCATGCTGTGCACCGAACTGCCCACGCTGGAAAACGGTCTGGCCGAACGCGAGGAGCTGCCGAACGGCGACACCGGGATCGCGGTCACCTACACGCTGAAAGAAGGTTTGAGCTGGGCCGACGGCGAGCCGGTGACCAGCGCCGACATCCGGTACGCCTGGCAGGTCGGCAAGCACCCCAAGACCGGCGTCGTCTCGCAGCAGATCTACGCGCGTATCCGCGATATCGAGATCGTCAATGACCGCACCTTCGTCGTGCACATCGACCGGGTCACTTACGACTACAACGCCACCGTCCCAACGCCCCTGCCCCGCCACATCGACCGCGCGGCGTTCGCGCAGGACCCGGCACAGTACCGCAACCAGAACGCCTTCGACCGCGACCCGACCGATCCCGGGCTCTACCTGGGACCGTACAGGATGGTCTCGGTCCAGCGCGGCGTGCGCGCGGTCTATGAACGCAACCCGCACTGGCCCGGCAAGAAACCGGAATTCGACCGGATCATCGTGCGCGCGATCCAGAACACCGCGGCGATGGAAGCCAACCTTCTGTCCGGCACGGTCGACATGATCGCGGGCGAAACCGGCATGTCGATCGACCAGGTGCTGGCGCTGGAGACGCGCCATCCCGAACGCCTCCAGTACAAGTACCAGGCGGGTCTGGTCTACGAGCACATCGAGTTCAATCTGGAGAACCCGATCGTCGGCGACCGGCGGGTGCGTCGCGCACTCGCCTATGGGGCCAACCGGCAGGCGATCTCCGAACAGCTGTTCGACGGCAAACAGCCGGTGGCCCTGCACAACGTCAACCCGCGCGACCCCGGCTTCACCGACGACGTCCAGCGCTACCCCTACGATCCCGAGCGGGCGCGGGCGCTGCTCGACGCGGCGGGCTGGACCAACGACGAACCGGGCCAGACCCGAACCGACGCGAACGGCAAGCCGTTGCGCCTGACCATCATGACCACCGCCGGCAACCGCACCCGCGAGCTGGTGCAGCAGGTGCTGCAGAGCGACTGGGACCGGATCGGCGTCGACCTGCAGATCGTCAACGAGCCGCCGCGGGTGTTCTTCGGCCAGACCGTCTCGGGGCGCGATTGGGATCACATGGCGATGTTCGCCTGGCTGTCCGCGCCGGAGAGCGTGCCGCGCTCGACCCTGCACTCCGAGCAGATCCCCGAAAAGGGCGAGGTCGGCGGCCAGAACTACAAGGGCTATGCCAACCCGCGGGTCGACGCGCTGATCGACCGAATGGAACGCGAGCTGGACGATGAAAAGCGCGTGGACCTTTGGCACCAACTGCTCAAGATCTACGCCCGCGACCTGCCCACCCTGCCGCTCTACTGGCGGGCACAGGCCTTCGTCCTGCCGCGCTGGCTGACCGGCGTGGAACCGACCGGGCATCAGTACACCACCACCCTGTGGGTCGAGGACTGGGGCGTGCGCGATCCGGACGCTACAGATCAAAGCGACGGGGGCGGCTAG
- a CDS encoding ABC transporter permease, with amino-acid sequence MLSYIVQRLVQTALVLFVMSFIIYAMIGLMPGDPIDLMVQADPDLTAADQQRLKALYGLDQPLTTRYWNWLTAALQGDFGYSRLFAQPVLDVLWPRLGNTIVLIGCAFLLSLVIALPAGIAAATRPRSLLDNAVNLGAFAGISVPPFWLAILLIILFAVTLEWFPAGGMTDPGEGGLLDQLHHLALPVIALTLARVGGIIRYVRAAMMEALRQDYIRTARAKGLSRRRVLISHALRNAMIPVVTILALDMGMLVSGALITETIFGWLGMGKTVYDAVLGNDYNLALMGLLFATALTLLANLAADLAYAWLDPRISYD; translated from the coding sequence ATGCTGAGCTACATCGTCCAGCGGCTGGTGCAGACCGCGCTCGTGCTGTTCGTCATGTCGTTCATCATCTACGCGATGATCGGTCTGATGCCGGGCGATCCGATCGACCTGATGGTGCAGGCCGATCCGGACCTGACGGCGGCGGACCAGCAGCGGCTGAAGGCGCTGTACGGCCTCGACCAGCCGTTGACCACGCGCTACTGGAACTGGCTGACCGCCGCGCTGCAAGGCGATTTCGGCTATTCCCGCCTGTTCGCGCAGCCGGTACTGGATGTCCTGTGGCCACGGCTGGGCAATACGATCGTCCTGATCGGCTGCGCCTTCCTGCTGTCGCTCGTGATCGCCCTGCCGGCCGGGATCGCCGCGGCGACACGCCCGCGCAGCCTGCTCGACAACGCGGTCAACCTGGGCGCCTTCGCCGGCATCTCGGTGCCGCCCTTCTGGCTCGCGATCCTGCTCATCATCCTGTTCGCGGTCACGCTGGAGTGGTTTCCCGCCGGCGGCATGACCGACCCCGGGGAAGGCGGCCTGCTGGACCAGTTGCACCACCTGGCGCTGCCGGTGATCGCGCTGACGCTGGCGCGCGTGGGCGGGATCATCCGCTACGTCCGCGCCGCGATGATGGAAGCGTTGCGGCAGGACTACATCCGCACCGCCCGGGCGAAGGGACTGAGCCGCCGGCGCGTGCTGATCTCCCACGCCCTGCGCAACGCGATGATCCCGGTGGTGACGATTCTGGCACTCGACATGGGCATGCTGGTCTCGGGCGCGCTGATCACCGAGACGATCTTCGGCTGGCTCGGCATGGGCAAGACGGTCTACGACGCCGTGCTTGGCAACGACTACAATCTGGCGCTGATGGGCCTGCTGTTCGCCACCGCACTCACCCTGCTCGCCAACCTGGCAGCCGACCTGGCCTACGCCTGGCTGGACCCGAGGATCAGCTATGACTGA